In Allomuricauda ruestringensis DSM 13258, the following proteins share a genomic window:
- a CDS encoding gliding motility-associated C-terminal domain-containing protein, with amino-acid sequence MKSNTSYKSLLIGLIVLFAGVNLASAQFLLQAPDTGDEHNYQWFEASDTGTVLGTNSFYEATQPGVYFATYDGTLCGSNATGYFILTDCEAPNNEVVLDISASVPSGATVSWSPALSGDQTRPTVTSTQTVMRYVATITKIGNSTELPRFTVVCMSQAANMMNDMIAVNEDESVVVPIFDNDSDVPTEGTLTITDPSNGTVNVDDNGTPNDPSDNLVTYMPNLDFNGNDGFEYTICNAFGDCSTATVTIDVLPIVDANDDSVSTNIGVEAVVSWRANDNDIPTTGSITATDPSNGTVVLNDNGTVNNPSDDDITYVPNSGFTGTDSFEYTVCDANGNCSTATITVIVNPSGIDLDSDNDGIVDSFEDLNTDNDNDPSTNPTDTDGDGIPDYLDIDSDNDGIPDNIEAQPVLGYIAPSLVDENGNGLDDAYENDGNVGLIPIDSDNDGIPDYVDDDSDNDNVPDAIEGHDHDHNGIADVELIGSDKDNDGLDDGYERETVIDINVNDEMDDPSTALPDNDSDGIPDFRDSDDDDDGIQTMDEDLDMDGNYANDDSNENGIPNYLDEDLGELTATEEEPDPINVITPNGDTVHDVFTIKYIENYPNNTVRIYNRWGVMVFQTKSYNTSGNVFDGTSQGRVTVDKDNKLPVGTYFYVIDYEDQNGNMKQISGYLYINR; translated from the coding sequence TTGAAATCAAATACCTCATATAAGTCTTTACTCATAGGACTGATTGTTCTCTTTGCAGGAGTAAATCTTGCAAGTGCTCAGTTTCTGTTGCAAGCGCCAGATACTGGCGATGAGCATAACTATCAATGGTTTGAGGCATCGGATACTGGAACTGTTTTGGGAACCAATTCATTTTATGAAGCTACCCAACCCGGTGTCTATTTTGCCACTTATGATGGAACACTCTGTGGGTCCAATGCGACGGGTTATTTTATATTGACCGATTGCGAAGCACCCAACAATGAGGTGGTCTTGGATATTTCAGCTAGTGTTCCTTCGGGGGCTACCGTAAGCTGGAGCCCTGCTCTAAGTGGAGATCAAACCAGACCTACCGTTACAAGTACCCAAACTGTAATGAGGTATGTAGCCACCATAACAAAAATCGGTAATAGTACAGAACTGCCACGTTTTACGGTGGTATGCATGAGTCAAGCAGCAAACATGATGAATGACATGATTGCTGTCAATGAAGACGAATCGGTTGTCGTACCCATATTTGATAATGATTCAGATGTACCGACCGAAGGTACATTGACGATTACTGACCCATCTAACGGAACAGTGAACGTTGATGACAATGGAACCCCCAATGATCCATCTGATAATCTGGTGACCTATATGCCCAACCTAGATTTTAATGGCAACGATGGTTTTGAATATACCATTTGTAATGCTTTTGGGGATTGTAGTACAGCGACAGTTACGATTGATGTACTTCCAATTGTGGATGCCAACGACGATTCGGTATCTACTAATATAGGTGTGGAAGCGGTTGTTTCTTGGCGAGCCAATGATAACGATATACCTACTACGGGTTCTATCACAGCTACAGACCCATCCAACGGAACCGTTGTTTTAAATGATAATGGTACGGTCAATAATCCATCCGATGATGATATAACCTACGTGCCAAATTCTGGATTTACGGGTACGGATTCTTTCGAATATACAGTATGTGACGCAAATGGAAATTGTAGTACCGCAACGATTACGGTAATCGTTAATCCTTCAGGAATTGATTTGGATAGTGACAATGATGGTATTGTGGACAGTTTTGAAGACCTGAACACTGATAACGATAATGACCCATCAACCAACCCTACGGATACAGATGGCGATGGTATACCCGATTATTTGGACATTGATAGTGATAATGATGGTATTCCTGATAATATTGAGGCACAACCTGTCTTGGGCTACATTGCCCCAAGTTTAGTGGATGAAAACGGTAACGGTTTGGACGATGCGTATGAAAATGATGGAAATGTAGGATTGATCCCTATTGATTCCGATAATGATGGTATTCCAGATTATGTGGATGATGACAGTGACAATGATAATGTCCCTGATGCCATTGAAGGGCACGACCATGACCATAACGGTATTGCAGATGTGGAGCTGATCGGTTCCGATAAGGATAATGACGGTTTGGACGATGGTTATGAAAGGGAAACAGTAATCGACATTAATGTAAACGATGAAATGGATGATCCAAGTACAGCCTTACCGGATAACGATTCTGACGGTATCCCAGATTTTAGGGATTCTGATGATGACGATGACGGCATCCAAACCATGGACGAAGATTTGGATATGGATGGAAACTATGCCAACGATGATTCCAACGAAAATGGTATCCCAAATTACCTAGATGAAGATTTGGGTGAGTTGACCGCTACAGAAGAGGAGCCCGACCCAATCAATGTAATTACACCAAATGGTGATACGGTACATGATGTGTTTACCATAAAATATATAGAAAACTACCCAAACAACACCGTACGAATTTACAATAGATGGGGGGTAATGGTTTTCCAGACCAAGTCCTATAATACGAGCGGTAATGTCTTTGATGGTACTTCCCAAGGAAGGGTTACCGTGGATAAGGATAACAAATTACCAGTTGGTACCTATTTCTACGTAATAGATTATGAGGATCAAAATGGAAACATGAAACAAATTTCAGGTTATCTATACATAAACAGATAA
- a CDS encoding 6-pyruvoyl trahydropterin synthase family protein, producing MKVKASRKASFNAAHRLYRPDWDDEKNNAVFGKCNNPKFHGHNYDLIVSVTGEIDQETGFVMDLKVLKELIKEHVEEALDHKNLNLDVPEFENLNPTAENIAVVIWNKLRPHISKDKELEVVLYETPRNFVTYTG from the coding sequence ATGAAAGTAAAAGCAAGTAGAAAGGCCAGTTTTAATGCAGCCCATAGATTGTACAGACCAGATTGGGACGACGAAAAAAACAATGCGGTCTTTGGAAAATGCAACAACCCAAAGTTTCACGGACATAATTACGACCTAATAGTCAGTGTTACAGGGGAAATTGATCAGGAAACCGGCTTTGTTATGGATTTAAAAGTCCTCAAGGAGTTGATTAAGGAACATGTTGAGGAAGCATTGGACCATAAAAACCTAAACCTGGATGTTCCAGAATTCGAGAATTTAAACCCTACCGCCGAAAACATAGCAGTAGTGATATGGAACAAGTTGAGGCCCCATATAAGTAAAGATAAGGAGTTGGAAGTTGTACTCTATGAAACTCCCCGAAATTTTGTAACCTATACAGGATAA
- a CDS encoding type IX secretion system membrane protein PorP/SprF — protein sequence MVKKHFLTTLLFIGIVSTGAIAQQDAQYTQYMYNTLSVNPAYAGSRGQLSFAGLYRSQWVGLDGAPETFTLNLHSPIRNSRLGYGISIVNDNIGDGVVQETYLDAVVSYTIDVSMDAKLSFGLKAGGNMLSLDFNRLRNFDQEVVNQNNIDNRFTPNFGLGIYYHTDKFYVGVSAPNVLESEYFDNDNSDDGVNFLSAERMNIYLITGYVFDLGADLQFKPALLTKAVGGAPLQVDLSASFLFANKFSFGAAYRWDAAVSGLVGFQVTDQIMLGLAYDRETTELGGTQFNDGSFEVFLRLELLKSFQRTISPRFF from the coding sequence ATGGTAAAAAAACATTTTTTAACTACGTTGTTGTTTATTGGAATTGTATCCACGGGTGCAATCGCCCAACAGGATGCCCAATATACTCAATACATGTATAATACCTTGAGTGTCAACCCTGCTTACGCCGGGTCTAGGGGGCAGCTTAGTTTTGCCGGACTGTACCGATCACAATGGGTAGGTTTGGACGGTGCTCCGGAAACTTTCACCTTAAACTTACATTCACCCATACGCAACAGTAGGTTGGGATACGGTATTTCCATTGTTAACGATAATATTGGTGACGGTGTGGTACAGGAAACCTATTTGGATGCCGTTGTATCCTACACTATTGATGTTTCCATGGACGCCAAGTTATCTTTTGGGTTGAAAGCAGGTGGAAATATGTTGAGTTTGGATTTCAACAGACTTCGGAATTTTGACCAAGAAGTGGTCAACCAAAATAATATAGACAACAGGTTCACTCCTAATTTTGGGCTTGGGATCTATTATCACACAGATAAGTTTTATGTAGGGGTTTCCGCTCCAAACGTTCTGGAATCAGAGTATTTTGATAATGACAACTCGGACGATGGAGTAAATTTTCTCTCCGCAGAACGCATGAATATTTATTTGATTACCGGATATGTTTTTGATTTGGGGGCAGACCTTCAATTTAAACCAGCATTGCTTACAAAAGCGGTAGGGGGGGCACCATTGCAGGTAGACCTTTCCGCAAGCTTCCTGTTTGCCAATAAATTCAGTTTTGGAGCAGCTTACCGTTGGGATGCTGCAGTGAGTGGCTTGGTAGGTTTTCAAGTAACGGACCAGATTATGTTGGGATTGGCCTATGATCGCGAAACAACGGAATTGGGGGGAACACAGTTCAACGACGGATCTTTTGAAGTATTCTTAAGATTGGAATTGTTAAAATCCTTCCAAAGAACCATATCACCTAGATTCTTTTAA
- the idi gene encoding isopentenyl-diphosphate Delta-isomerase encodes MREENVILVNEKDEPIGLMPKMEAHEKALLHRAFSVFVMNAKGETMLQQRAKDKYHSPLLWTNTCCSHQREGESNIDAGKRRLMEEMGFTTELKELFNFVYKAPFDNGLTEHEFDHVMVGYFENEPNINPDEVADWKWMHPEDIKRDVAENPEEYTAWFKIIFERFYDHLMQNTPAQ; translated from the coding sequence ATGAGAGAGGAAAATGTGATACTTGTAAATGAAAAGGACGAGCCCATTGGTTTAATGCCCAAAATGGAAGCCCATGAAAAGGCATTGCTGCACCGGGCATTCTCGGTTTTTGTGATGAATGCAAAGGGAGAGACCATGCTTCAGCAAAGGGCCAAGGATAAATACCATTCCCCATTGTTATGGACCAACACATGCTGTAGCCATCAACGGGAAGGAGAAAGCAATATTGATGCCGGTAAACGAAGGCTCATGGAAGAGATGGGCTTTACCACAGAACTCAAGGAACTTTTCAATTTTGTGTACAAGGCCCCTTTTGACAATGGCCTTACCGAACACGAGTTCGACCACGTGATGGTGGGATATTTTGAAAACGAGCCCAACATCAATCCCGATGAAGTTGCCGATTGGAAATGGATGCATCCTGAAGATATCAAAAGAGATGTCGCAGAAAACCCCGAAGAATACACCGCATGGTTCAAAATTATTTTTGAACGTTTCTACGATCATCTTATGCAAAACACTCCGGCACAATGA
- a CDS encoding DUF4369 domain-containing protein, with translation MMKRILFVLLVGLTVLSCEQPTENTMIVSGNIKGLKKGTLYLQQFKDSTLAVLDSLEIKGDGAFSFSAEVDEPEIFYLYLKKEDNNDINDRITFFGESGNILINTAWNTFDTNVEISGSKSHEKLLEFYEMASKFNIKQLTLAQQASTPELQEDSVALDSIQRLMNQNTISRYRYALNFGLNNGGSYATPYIMMTEASEANPKYLDSIYRGLTPKVAASKYGKEFKEFLDKKN, from the coding sequence ATGATGAAGCGGATTTTGTTTGTATTGCTAGTTGGATTGACCGTACTGTCCTGTGAACAGCCTACGGAAAACACCATGATCGTTAGTGGAAACATTAAAGGACTCAAAAAAGGGACCCTCTATTTGCAACAATTCAAGGATTCCACCTTGGCTGTTTTGGATTCTTTGGAAATAAAAGGAGACGGGGCATTTAGTTTTTCGGCCGAGGTGGATGAACCAGAAATATTTTATCTCTACCTAAAGAAGGAAGACAATAACGACATCAACGATAGAATTACCTTTTTTGGAGAGTCGGGGAACATCCTAATCAATACTGCTTGGAACACTTTTGATACCAATGTTGAAATTTCTGGTTCCAAATCCCATGAAAAGCTCTTGGAGTTCTACGAAATGGCTTCCAAATTCAACATCAAACAACTAACACTGGCGCAACAAGCCTCTACACCCGAATTACAGGAAGATTCCGTTGCTTTGGACTCCATTCAACGACTGATGAACCAAAACACGATCAGCCGATACCGATATGCCTTAAATTTTGGTCTCAACAATGGGGGTTCATATGCCACTCCCTATATTATGATGACAGAGGCCAGCGAGGCAAATCCAAAGTACTTGGACTCCATTTACAGAGGATTGACCCCTAAGGTGGCTGCATCCAAATACGGAAAGGAATTCAAAGAATTTTTGGATAAAAAGAATTAA
- a CDS encoding OmpA family protein produces MLKRILTLFIIVCGCLVNVNAQQDSIPDKQTARVMEKADERYRQYSFSPAIDIYKKVLDKGYSSPDLLKRLGNAYYFNAKYKEAADTYKKLEETYPNEMSVEDIFRYAQSLKSVGNYDKAAQVMQSFKEMTSSMVDFDEDYMAKIEENSGRYTIKSFPYNSKYSDFAAAYYEKGLIFASDRDTGNFARYRHTWNARDFLDLYKVNADSVSNDKVVKLEGDVNTRLHESTSVVTKDGTTMYFTRNNFFDGRKKKDEEGIIRLKIFSAEYIDGKWTNIVELPFNSDSYSVAHPMLSPDGKKLYFVSDMPGSLGESDIFVTEIIGDGTYGPIQNLGDNINTMARETFPYITQEGVLYFSSDGHQGLGGLDVFATKIAYNDYTQPVVNVGKPVNTPKDDFSFIYNTEDKTGYFASNRDGGMGDDDIYEFVENEPLTLDCIQEVSGTVRDRISNEVLAGATVKVIDEENNEISSTITDSDGNYILQLDCSKGNFVRASRDGYVPAEEYLPISDGKPRIVDFYLERDLVTGGFGDDLAKLLQLSTIYFDLNKYNIRPDAEIEIQKVIVAMEKYPSLKIKVNSHTDSRGVDAYNLWLSQKRAESTVDYMISKGISPSRLEGEGFGETRLVNDCINGSKCSEEEHQLNRRSEFIIFE; encoded by the coding sequence ATGCTGAAAAGAATACTCACATTATTTATCATCGTTTGTGGATGTCTGGTCAACGTAAATGCGCAACAGGACAGTATTCCCGATAAGCAGACTGCCAGGGTTATGGAAAAGGCCGACGAGCGGTACAGGCAATACTCCTTTAGTCCGGCAATAGATATTTACAAAAAAGTGTTGGACAAGGGATATAGCTCTCCAGATTTGTTAAAAAGGCTGGGAAACGCTTACTATTTTAACGCTAAGTACAAAGAAGCAGCAGATACCTATAAAAAGTTGGAAGAAACTTACCCAAATGAGATGTCTGTGGAAGATATTTTCCGATATGCACAAAGTTTAAAGTCGGTAGGGAACTATGATAAGGCTGCCCAAGTTATGCAGAGTTTTAAGGAAATGACCTCTTCCATGGTAGATTTTGATGAAGACTACATGGCCAAAATTGAGGAGAACTCCGGCAGGTATACCATAAAATCATTCCCCTACAACAGCAAGTATTCAGATTTTGCCGCTGCCTATTACGAAAAAGGCCTCATTTTCGCTTCCGATCGCGATACGGGCAACTTTGCGAGGTACAGGCACACATGGAACGCCAGAGATTTTTTAGACCTTTACAAGGTAAATGCCGATAGTGTTTCCAACGATAAGGTAGTAAAACTGGAAGGTGATGTAAATACACGATTGCATGAATCCACATCGGTGGTCACTAAAGATGGTACCACCATGTACTTTACCCGAAACAATTTCTTCGATGGAAGAAAGAAGAAGGATGAAGAAGGAATCATACGCTTAAAAATCTTTAGTGCAGAATATATTGATGGAAAGTGGACCAATATTGTGGAACTCCCATTCAATAGCGATTCTTATTCCGTGGCCCACCCCATGTTGAGTCCAGATGGCAAGAAACTCTATTTCGTTTCCGATATGCCTGGGAGTTTGGGGGAGTCGGATATTTTTGTGACAGAGATTATAGGAGATGGTACCTATGGTCCGATCCAAAATTTAGGCGACAATATCAATACCATGGCCAGGGAAACATTCCCGTACATAACCCAAGAAGGAGTACTATACTTTTCGTCCGATGGGCACCAAGGATTGGGCGGATTGGATGTTTTTGCCACTAAAATCGCGTACAACGATTATACCCAGCCAGTGGTTAACGTAGGAAAACCAGTCAATACTCCCAAAGATGACTTTTCCTTTATCTACAACACCGAAGATAAAACAGGATATTTCGCTTCAAACAGGGATGGAGGCATGGGAGATGATGACATTTACGAGTTTGTGGAGAATGAGCCACTTACATTGGACTGTATCCAAGAAGTCTCAGGAACTGTTAGAGATCGCATTTCTAACGAGGTTCTGGCCGGAGCAACCGTAAAAGTCATCGATGAGGAAAATAATGAAATTTCTTCTACTATTACTGATTCTGATGGTAACTACATACTACAATTGGATTGTTCCAAAGGTAATTTTGTAAGAGCATCAAGGGATGGTTATGTACCTGCAGAAGAATATTTGCCAATATCTGATGGAAAACCCCGAATCGTGGATTTTTATTTGGAGCGCGATTTGGTCACCGGAGGATTTGGCGACGACTTGGCAAAGTTACTACAGTTGAGCACCATATACTTTGATTTGAACAAGTATAATATCCGACCAGATGCTGAAATTGAGATCCAGAAAGTAATTGTGGCCATGGAAAAATACCCAAGTCTGAAAATTAAGGTAAACTCACATACCGATAGCCGGGGTGTTGACGCCTATAACCTTTGGTTATCACAAAAAAGAGCAGAATCCACTGTTGATTATATGATTTCCAAAGGAATTTCCCCTTCCAGATTAGAGGGTGAAGGATTTGGCGAAACCCGATTGGTAAATGACTGTATAAATGGCTCAAAATGCTCCGAAGAGGAACATCAACTTAATAGAAGATCGGAGTTCATCATTTTTGAATAA
- a CDS encoding type IX secretion system membrane protein PorP/SprF, with protein MFKGKMQWLFVLFLFGVASIHAQQDAQYTQYMYNTVSVNPAYAGSRGHLSIAGLYRNQWLGLDGAPETQTLNVHTPVGYRGVGLGLSIVNDKIGPTSETYFDVDFSYTIQTSDEGKLSFGLKGSAHMLDIRYSELDEFEVDPQLQSQQDIQNKFSPNIGAGVYYHTDKFYAGISAPRMLETTHFDSSSASTAKEQMNLYLITGYVWDLNPSLKFKPTLLTKTVQGAPLQVDLSANFMLNEKFIGGVAYRWDAAFSGLMGFMLSDQFMIGLAYDREISELGAATFNDGSFEIILRYDFIRNIGNMKSPRFF; from the coding sequence ATGTTTAAAGGAAAAATGCAATGGTTGTTTGTGCTGTTTCTTTTTGGTGTGGCGAGCATACATGCACAACAAGATGCACAGTACACCCAATATATGTACAACACGGTAAGTGTTAACCCTGCCTATGCAGGTTCGCGGGGTCATTTGAGCATTGCAGGCTTGTACCGTAACCAATGGTTGGGGCTCGATGGGGCACCAGAGACCCAAACATTGAATGTTCACACACCGGTTGGTTATCGCGGTGTTGGTTTGGGATTATCCATTGTAAACGATAAGATCGGACCTACTTCCGAGACCTATTTTGATGTAGATTTTTCCTATACCATACAAACTTCAGATGAAGGTAAATTGAGTTTTGGTCTTAAGGGAAGTGCCCATATGTTGGACATACGCTATTCCGAACTCGATGAGTTTGAGGTGGATCCACAACTGCAATCGCAACAAGACATTCAGAATAAATTTTCACCGAACATTGGAGCAGGTGTATATTATCATACCGATAAATTTTATGCTGGTATTTCGGCTCCAAGAATGTTGGAGACCACCCATTTTGATTCATCCTCGGCTTCTACAGCCAAGGAACAGATGAACCTTTACCTAATTACTGGATATGTTTGGGACTTAAACCCATCTTTAAAGTTTAAGCCCACACTTTTGACCAAAACGGTACAAGGAGCGCCGTTACAAGTGGATCTCTCCGCCAACTTTATGTTGAACGAAAAATTTATTGGTGGAGTGGCCTATCGCTGGGATGCCGCGTTTAGTGGCCTTATGGGCTTCATGTTGTCCGACCAATTTATGATCGGTCTCGCCTATGACCGTGAAATATCGGAACTTGGAGCAGCCACCTTTAACGATGGCTCCTTTGAAATCATTTTAAGATATGATTTTATCAGAAATATCGGAAACATGAAATCCCCGCGTTTCTTTTAG
- a CDS encoding type I phosphomannose isomerase catalytic subunit: MNLYPLKFKPILKERLWGGTKLKDVLNKPLESEITGESWELSGVYGDISEVSNGDLAGTSLQHLMNEQGEALLGKSVVERFGNEFPILIKFIDAKQDLSIQLHPNDELAKERHNSFGKTEMWYIMDADPGAKLIVGFNKDVEKQEYIKSIEEGTLTDLMNYEEVGEGDTFFINTGKIHAIGEGVLLAEIQQTSDITYRVFDFNRKDKDGNLRELHTCLAVDAIDYEKKDDFKIDYPKLPDAVNPMVDCPYFKTNFMELAQPLKQDITDRDSFTIYMCVGGEATINNDWGSASIKKGETVLVAASSSYIDIDTQGTKLLEVTI; encoded by the coding sequence ATGAACCTATATCCATTAAAATTCAAACCGATCCTTAAAGAAAGACTTTGGGGGGGCACCAAATTAAAAGATGTTTTAAACAAGCCCCTTGAAAGCGAAATCACTGGCGAAAGCTGGGAACTCTCCGGAGTCTATGGCGATATTTCTGAAGTATCCAATGGGGACTTGGCGGGAACTTCGCTTCAACATTTGATGAACGAACAAGGAGAAGCACTTTTGGGAAAGAGTGTTGTGGAACGTTTTGGGAACGAATTCCCCATACTCATCAAATTTATTGATGCCAAGCAAGACCTTTCCATACAATTGCATCCCAACGACGAGTTAGCCAAAGAACGGCACAATTCCTTTGGAAAAACGGAGATGTGGTACATTATGGATGCCGACCCTGGCGCTAAACTGATTGTGGGCTTCAATAAAGATGTAGAAAAACAAGAGTACATTAAAAGTATTGAAGAAGGCACTTTAACCGATTTGATGAACTATGAAGAAGTAGGGGAAGGGGATACGTTCTTTATCAATACGGGGAAAATCCATGCTATTGGTGAAGGTGTGCTTTTGGCCGAGATTCAGCAGACCTCCGATATCACCTATAGAGTTTTCGATTTCAACAGAAAGGATAAGGACGGAAATCTAAGGGAATTACACACCTGCTTGGCCGTTGATGCCATCGACTATGAAAAAAAGGATGATTTTAAGATAGATTATCCGAAACTGCCAGATGCTGTCAACCCCATGGTGGATTGCCCATACTTTAAAACCAATTTTATGGAGTTGGCCCAACCTTTAAAGCAAGATATAACAGATAGGGACTCTTTTACTATTTATATGTGCGTTGGTGGAGAAGCAACCATTAACAACGATTGGGGAAGCGCATCCATTAAAAAAGGGGAAACTGTTCTTGTGGCTGCATCAAGCAGTTATATAGATATTGATACCCAAGGAACTAAACTTTTAGAAGTTACCATTTAA
- a CDS encoding DUF7151 family protein — protein sequence MKKSILALFFLFFTGIAFSQTTVTLQDQCNCEVLKGTDVSSSGAITPVGADLGDIYVNTNTGTIYFWDGDSWELTFIDTNTVNSRMEVVGTDLVLTDSDDNIVSIPLTDVAAGGAVGPQGPQGDPGVQGPQGPTGEQGLVGDKGDKGDKGETGDKGPQGDPGIQGPQGPTGEQGPQGPVGEQGPVGAQGPQGDPGVQGPQGPTGEQGPVGDKGETGDKGETGDKGPQGDPGIQGPQGPVGEQGLVGDKGETGDKGETGDKGPQGDPGVQGPQGPVGLQGPTGEQGLVGDKGDTGDKGETGDKGPQGDPGVQGPQGPVGLQGPTGEQGPQGPIGEQGPIGEQGPDGLANLVVTTAEPAGLNCTVGGVKVETGIDDNNNGTLDISEVDYTEYVCNGDPSTDDQKASEVDSDTPVDVDGDGNTEATVEDVIQDIAPITSKAARIFYPPSIAIDASTNGTFSLDLYQEYINQYGSPTVGSTGAPAAIPTYSRTDLYYYVTYADPTVFDTGSMTIDANGNLNYTVQAQPADYNALINVVFVVK from the coding sequence ATGAAAAAGAGCATTCTAGCCCTATTTTTTCTTTTTTTTACAGGAATTGCCTTTTCTCAAACCACAGTAACCCTTCAGGATCAATGCAATTGTGAGGTCCTTAAGGGTACGGATGTTTCCAGTTCTGGTGCGATAACACCAGTTGGTGCAGATTTGGGCGATATCTACGTAAATACCAATACAGGAACCATATATTTTTGGGATGGTGATTCATGGGAGTTGACATTTATCGATACTAATACGGTAAATAGTAGAATGGAGGTGGTCGGAACAGACTTGGTGCTAACAGACTCGGACGATAATATCGTTTCGATTCCTCTTACGGATGTTGCAGCAGGAGGAGCCGTTGGTCCTCAAGGCCCACAAGGCGACCCCGGCGTGCAAGGTCCGCAAGGCCCAACTGGTGAACAAGGCCTAGTCGGAGATAAAGGAGATAAAGGTGATAAGGGTGAGACCGGGGACAAAGGCCCACAGGGCGACCCCGGCATACAGGGTCCGCAAGGCCCAACTGGTGAACAAGGTCCGCAAGGTCCAGTAGGTGAGCAGGGTCCCGTTGGTGCACAAGGCCCACAGGGCGACCCCGGCGTGCAAGGTCCGCAAGGCCCAACGGGAGAACAAGGTCCGGTCGGCGATAAAGGAGAAACAGGCGATAAGGGTGAGACCGGGGACAAAGGCCCACAGGGCGACCCCGGCATACAAGGTCCGCAAGGCCCAGTAGGAGAACAAGGCCTAGTCGGAGATAAAGGAGAAACAGGCGATAAGGGAGAGACCGGGGACAAAGGCCCACAGGGCGACCCCGGCGTGCAAGGTCCGCAAGGTCCAGTAGGATTGCAAGGCCCAACTGGTGAACAAGGCCTAGTCGGCGATAAAGGAGATACAGGCGATAAGGGAGAGACCGGGGACAAGGGTCCACAGGGCGACCCCGGCGTACAAGGTCCGCAAGGCCCGGTAGGATTGCAAGGTCCTACTGGTGAACAAGGCCCACAGGGCCCAATAGGAGAGCAAGGCCCAATTGGCGAACAAGGCCCTGATGGACTTGCTAATTTAGTTGTGACAACTGCAGAACCTGCAGGGCTTAACTGTACAGTTGGAGGAGTAAAAGTCGAAACTGGAATTGACGACAATAATAATGGTACATTAGATATTAGTGAAGTTGATTACACAGAATATGTTTGTAATGGTGATCCTTCAACAGATGATCAAAAAGCATCAGAAGTGGATTCAGATACTCCGGTAGATGTAGACGGAGATGGAAACACGGAAGCTACGGTAGAAGACGTAATTCAGGATATAGCGCCAATTACATCCAAAGCGGCAAGAATCTTTTATCCACCATCAATTGCAATTGATGCTTCAACCAATGGCACTTTTAGTCTTGATCTCTACCAAGAATACATCAACCAGTATGGTTCGCCAACAGTCGGAAGTACGGGTGCACCTGCTGCAATTCCAACTTATAGTCGTACTGATTTGTATTACTACGTAACCTATGCAGACCCTACAGTGTTCGACACTGGAAGTATGACAATCGATGCAAATGGTAATTTGAATTATACTGTTCAGGCACAACCTGCCGACTACAATGCATTGATCAACGTGGTTTTTGTAGTAAAATAA